Proteins from a single region of Chloroherpeton thalassium ATCC 35110:
- the xerA gene encoding site-specific tyrosine recombinase/integron integrase — protein sequence MEEVLRRYKNLLIQKRYSQNTQDIYCSYFKDFCMYFGEEELEKLTTKQINSYILDLIKSKNISISQQNQRINAVKFYFEKVLGREKQYYELHRPRKENKLPKVLSKNEVKSILVSTDNIKHKCILMLIYSAGLRRSELLNLKPTDIDSGRMLIHILGAKGKKDRISLLSENLLKLLRQYYKEFHPKKYLFEGLDGGKYSPTSVANILKKASLKAGIHKNVTPHMLRHSFATHLLEQGTDLRYIQELLGHESSKTTEIYTHVSKKAIDKIKNPIDEFFNEK from the coding sequence ATGGAAGAGGTTTTAAGGCGATACAAAAATTTACTTATTCAGAAGAGATATAGCCAAAACACGCAAGATATATATTGCAGTTATTTTAAGGACTTTTGTATGTATTTTGGAGAAGAAGAACTTGAAAAATTAACTACCAAACAAATAAACTCATATATTTTAGACCTTATAAAATCAAAGAATATCTCAATAAGTCAGCAGAACCAGAGAATAAATGCTGTGAAATTTTATTTTGAAAAAGTACTTGGTAGAGAAAAGCAATACTATGAACTTCATCGTCCTCGAAAAGAAAATAAATTACCTAAAGTTTTAAGCAAAAACGAAGTGAAAAGTATTTTAGTATCCACTGATAATATAAAACATAAATGTATTTTGATGCTTATTTATTCTGCAGGATTAAGAAGAAGTGAGTTGCTAAACCTAAAACCTACTGACATTGATTCTGGAAGAATGTTAATTCACATTCTTGGTGCGAAAGGAAAGAAAGATCGAATTTCTTTACTTTCAGAAAACCTTTTGAAATTATTACGACAATATTATAAAGAATTTCACCCTAAAAAATATCTTTTTGAAGGGCTGGATGGAGGAAAGTATTCTCCAACCAGTGTTGCTAATATTTTAAAGAAGGCATCATTAAAGGCTGGGATTCATAAAAATGTTACTCCTCATATGCTGCGCCATAGTTTTGCAACACATTTACTTGAACAAGGAACTGATTTAAGATATATCCAAGAGCTGTTGGGACACGAAAGCTCTAAAACCACAGAAATATATACTCATGTCTCCAAAAAAGCTATTGATAAGATCAAAAATCCAATTGACGAGTTTTTTAACGAGAAGTAG
- a CDS encoding DUF4236 domain-containing protein codes for MRFRRKTKLFPGVYLNFSKSGISTTIGVPGASLNFGKQGTYLNTGIPGTGIYDRQKIGGGKKGTQSTPTTNFETPVETISSEEIGAIKTEQVEATTTEGLQELKKTLLDCYQERNDLKKEIDKAKSKLTFATIIMVLSYLFIFGFFVKWFKENRNDKKEYLQDLERQLENCFVNIDMEVDDQFEKKYHTLLENYKTLLACEKIWDITSAVSIDQKSTRSAASTAIQRRLVKFGFGNMDIIKSKYDALQF; via the coding sequence ATGAGATTTAGAAGAAAAACAAAATTGTTTCCTGGAGTATATCTAAATTTTAGTAAATCCGGAATTAGCACGACAATTGGAGTCCCCGGTGCAAGTTTAAATTTTGGAAAACAAGGGACTTACTTAAATACAGGTATTCCCGGAACGGGTATTTATGACCGTCAAAAAATTGGTGGTGGTAAAAAAGGAACCCAATCGACTCCGACTACAAATTTCGAAACACCTGTTGAAACAATATCTTCAGAGGAAATTGGAGCAATTAAAACAGAACAAGTAGAAGCAACAACTACTGAAGGACTTCAAGAACTAAAGAAAACATTACTTGATTGCTACCAAGAAAGAAATGACCTTAAAAAAGAAATCGATAAGGCAAAAAGTAAATTAACTTTTGCTACGATAATAATGGTTCTTTCATATCTTTTCATTTTTGGATTTTTTGTAAAATGGTTCAAAGAGAACAGAAACGACAAAAAGGAATATCTACAAGATTTAGAAAGGCAACTTGAAAATTGTTTTGTGAATATTGACATGGAAGTAGATGACCAATTTGAAAAAAAATATCATACACTGCTTGAAAACTACAAAACTCTGCTGGCGTGCGAAAAAATTTGGGATATTACATCTGCTGTATCAATTGACCAAAAATCAACTCGTTCCGCTGCATCAACTGCAATACAGCGCAGACTTGTAAAATTTGGATTTGGTAATATGGATATAATCAAATCAAAATATGACGCACTACAATTTTGA
- a CDS encoding RapZ C-terminal domain-containing protein codes for MEETLYPSAQKIQQAEENLIRLFERWSGESPEQILPLPLSGSNRRYFRLQSRRASAIGAFNPDSKENLAYTSFSVHFLSKGLPVPKLHITDLAQNIYLIQDLGDLTLFEFLKTCKQNGNFPIEHYQKALDFLVKFQVRGAEEFDFSLCYPRAKFDAHSVILDLQYFKYYFLKFSEIPFDETLLEKDFETFAHFLTEEDSPFFMYRDFQARNIMLFDEQLYFIDFQGGQQGALQYDLASLLFQAKAEISPEIRADLLEYYLSALSKVYPYKLEKFVSKYYGYVLIRMLQTLGAYGFRGYYQRKPHFLESIPFAIKNLDWFLSNINLPLSLPELTSAIKKICHHQAHAACTAMEAENDGLHVSVFSFSYKNGFADDRSGNGGGFVFDCRALPNPGRLPEYKHLTGKDPAVQAYLRQMPEVETFLQRVFAMIDSSVQNYLKRSFSDLMVSFGCTGGQHRSVYCAERLAQHLRKTHHIHVSLVHYEQERKGWVN; via the coding sequence ATGGAAGAGACTTTATATCCGTCGGCGCAGAAAATTCAACAAGCTGAAGAAAATCTTATTCGTCTTTTTGAACGCTGGTCGGGTGAAAGCCCCGAGCAAATCCTGCCGCTTCCACTTTCGGGTTCAAACCGACGCTATTTTCGCTTGCAAAGCCGCCGCGCGTCTGCGATTGGCGCGTTTAATCCCGATTCAAAAGAAAACCTGGCTTATACGTCTTTCAGCGTCCATTTTCTTTCCAAAGGCCTTCCTGTTCCAAAACTGCATATCACAGATTTAGCACAAAACATTTACTTGATTCAAGATTTGGGCGACCTCACGCTCTTCGAATTCTTGAAAACTTGCAAACAAAACGGAAACTTCCCGATTGAGCATTACCAAAAAGCGCTTGATTTTTTGGTCAAATTTCAAGTTCGCGGCGCAGAGGAATTTGACTTTTCGCTTTGCTATCCCAGAGCAAAATTCGACGCACATTCTGTGATTTTGGATTTACAGTATTTCAAATACTATTTCCTGAAGTTTTCCGAAATTCCGTTCGATGAAACCCTGCTTGAAAAAGATTTCGAAACTTTCGCGCATTTCCTGACAGAAGAAGACAGCCCTTTTTTCATGTATCGCGATTTTCAAGCCAGAAATATCATGCTTTTTGATGAGCAGCTCTACTTCATCGATTTTCAAGGCGGCCAACAAGGTGCGTTGCAATACGATTTGGCATCGCTACTTTTTCAAGCCAAAGCGGAAATTTCGCCGGAAATTCGCGCCGACTTGCTGGAATATTATCTCAGCGCGCTATCCAAAGTGTATCCTTACAAATTGGAGAAATTCGTCTCGAAATATTACGGCTACGTGCTGATTCGAATGCTGCAAACGCTGGGCGCGTATGGATTTCGGGGATATTATCAGCGAAAACCGCATTTCTTGGAAAGCATTCCATTTGCGATTAAAAACTTAGATTGGTTTTTATCCAACATCAACTTACCGCTCAGCCTTCCCGAATTAACCAGCGCTATCAAAAAAATTTGTCATCATCAAGCACACGCGGCTTGCACAGCGATGGAAGCCGAAAATGACGGCTTGCATGTGTCCGTTTTTAGCTTTTCCTACAAAAATGGATTTGCTGATGATCGCTCGGGAAATGGCGGCGGATTTGTTTTTGATTGCCGCGCGTTGCCAAATCCGGGACGCCTGCCCGAATACAAACATTTAACCGGAAAAGACCCGGCAGTCCAAGCCTATTTGAGGCAAATGCCAGAGGTGGAAACGTTTTTGCAACGCGTATTTGCCATGATCGATAGCAGCGTACAAAATTATCTCAAGCGCAGCTTTTCAGACCTGATGGTCAGTTTTGGTTGCACGGGCGGACAGCATCGCTCGGTGTATTGCGCCGAACGCCTTGCCCAGCACCTTCGTAAAACCCATCACATTCATGTTTCGCTGGTGCACTATGAGCAGGAACGAAAAGGCTGGGTGAATTGA
- a CDS encoding NAD(P)/FAD-dependent oxidoreductase, with translation MNYTDILIIGGGAAGICAALGARDACLTNGGSSAINLTLLEKNADIGSKIKISGGGRCNLTHSGSVSDILEKGFLRTKEARFLKPALHEFTNTDLLALLGKYGLTTKTRPDGCIFPATESSADVVRAFAAALRNVKLDLRYKEPVQSIAFQHGAFEVQTASGKIRAAILILATGGVSYPKTGSTGEGLRFAKNFGLAVNSPTPALAPLYFTLAPKEALIGVSLRQVRLFAKIGQNTFERTGDFIFTHKGISGPATLSLSRDIAEQFSGEKSPIFADFFPQKTDAELEKQFLDLLKSQPALLVKSFIKRLETAETALPNAMILEILHASELEESQKLSGLSKAARKNLLNALKQFELGLIKSIPLEKGEVSAGGVTLGDVNPKTMESRKIENLYICGELLDYAAEIGGFNLQAAFSTGWLAGKSAVGKFRKENDSKSGLS, from the coding sequence TTGAACTACACAGATATTCTCATCATCGGCGGGGGCGCAGCGGGCATTTGTGCGGCGCTTGGCGCACGCGACGCTTGCCTTACGAACGGCGGTTCTTCCGCAATCAACCTCACGCTGCTTGAAAAAAACGCTGACATCGGCAGCAAAATTAAAATTTCTGGCGGCGGACGCTGCAACCTCACGCATTCCGGTTCGGTTTCCGATATTCTGGAAAAAGGCTTTTTGCGAACAAAAGAAGCGCGATTCCTCAAACCCGCGCTCCATGAATTTACCAACACCGACTTGCTCGCGCTTCTCGGCAAATACGGTCTTACGACAAAAACACGCCCCGATGGCTGCATTTTTCCCGCGACTGAATCCTCAGCTGATGTGGTTCGTGCATTTGCCGCCGCACTCCGAAACGTCAAGCTCGATTTGCGCTATAAAGAACCCGTGCAATCCATTGCGTTTCAGCATGGCGCGTTCGAGGTGCAAACGGCGTCGGGCAAGATTCGCGCGGCTATCTTGATTTTGGCGACGGGCGGTGTTTCCTATCCGAAAACTGGCTCAACCGGCGAAGGCCTTCGTTTTGCTAAAAATTTCGGACTTGCAGTCAATTCTCCGACGCCCGCACTCGCGCCGCTTTATTTTACCCTTGCGCCAAAAGAAGCGCTCATCGGCGTTTCGCTTCGCCAAGTGCGCTTGTTTGCCAAAATTGGGCAAAACACCTTTGAGCGCACCGGCGATTTCATTTTCACGCACAAAGGCATTTCCGGCCCCGCCACGCTTTCGCTTTCCCGCGACATCGCAGAGCAATTTTCGGGTGAAAAATCACCGATTTTCGCGGACTTTTTTCCACAAAAAACCGACGCCGAATTGGAAAAACAGTTTCTTGACCTGCTCAAATCGCAGCCCGCGCTTTTGGTGAAATCATTCATCAAACGATTGGAAACTGCGGAAACCGCGTTGCCCAATGCCATGATTTTGGAAATCCTGCACGCGTCGGAACTTGAAGAATCCCAAAAACTCAGCGGCCTATCAAAAGCGGCGCGAAAAAATCTCTTGAACGCACTCAAACAGTTTGAGCTTGGTTTGATAAAAAGCATTCCGCTTGAAAAAGGCGAAGTTTCTGCTGGCGGCGTCACGCTTGGCGATGTCAATCCGAAGACGATGGAATCGCGGAAAATTGAAAATCTCTACATTTGCGGCGAACTGTTGGATTACGCAGCCGAAATCGGCGGTTTTAATTTGCAAGCTGCATTTTCAACTGGTTGGCTCGCGGGAAAATCGGCAGTGGGGAAATTCAGAAAAGAAAATGATTCAAAAAGCGGATTGAGCTAA
- the dnaK gene encoding molecular chaperone DnaK encodes MAIVPIDMRTGTIKTERIIGIDLGTTNSLVAYMHGDAPAVIAAKETGERILPSVVYFDDDFNPVFGKAAKERQKEHPERTIYSVKRLMGRAFEDIKGELSHISYRINEAESGKVCKIEIRGGANGQDIRYFTPIEISALLLKELKRWADVYFEEQIFKAVVTVPAYFNDAQRQATKDAGKLAGLEVLRIVNEPTAASLAYGLDKQKDGTIAVYDLGGGTFDISILKLDDGIFDVLSTNGDTHLGGDDIDQALMTSLAEEIKSSLGTDIFANRQFKQALRTAAEKAKRDLTENDETLLSAEFDGKKFERTLTLAEFEEIALPVIERTKKPCLRALKDAGLQTDEIDAVVLVGGSTRTRLVKKFVEKIFGGKKPYDSLNPDEVVALGAAVQASVLSGQTDDILLLDVTPLSLGIETVGAVTVPIIPRNSKVPVRVGQEFTTSVDNQTGVDIHVVQGERELVKDNRSLAKFTLKPIPAMPAGMPRILVIFALDADGVLSVTAKDQRTGKEQSVEVKPTYGLSDDEVEKMLMEGFEHAQEDLEARMLIETKTEGEAMLRSIENSIARNQALFDGLDEAERGKVLAVTHDLREALQGTDKNLIADLTEKANTETVHFAQVVMNEAVGKALREKNIDQV; translated from the coding sequence ATGGCAATTGTACCAATAGATATGCGTACCGGCACGATTAAAACCGAACGCATCATCGGCATAGATTTAGGCACGACAAACAGCTTGGTCGCCTACATGCACGGCGACGCGCCCGCTGTCATCGCCGCCAAAGAAACCGGCGAGCGCATTTTGCCCTCCGTCGTTTATTTTGACGACGATTTCAATCCCGTTTTCGGCAAGGCCGCAAAAGAGCGGCAAAAAGAACATCCCGAGCGCACGATTTATTCCGTCAAACGCCTCATGGGTCGCGCGTTTGAGGACATCAAAGGCGAACTGAGCCACATCAGCTACCGCATCAACGAGGCGGAGTCGGGCAAGGTTTGCAAAATAGAAATTCGCGGCGGCGCAAACGGTCAAGATATTCGCTATTTCACGCCGATAGAAATTTCCGCGCTGTTGCTCAAGGAACTCAAGCGTTGGGCGGATGTGTATTTTGAGGAGCAGATTTTCAAGGCGGTCGTCACCGTGCCGGCGTATTTCAACGATGCGCAGCGGCAGGCCACGAAGGACGCCGGAAAACTGGCCGGTCTTGAAGTCCTGCGCATCGTAAATGAGCCGACGGCGGCCTCGCTCGCTTACGGCTTGGACAAACAAAAAGACGGCACGATTGCCGTTTATGACCTCGGCGGCGGCACATTTGACATTTCCATTTTAAAATTGGACGACGGCATTTTTGACGTGCTTTCCACCAACGGCGACACTCATCTCGGCGGCGACGACATCGACCAAGCCTTGATGACTTCGCTTGCCGAAGAAATCAAAAGCTCGCTTGGCACGGATATTTTCGCAAATCGGCAGTTTAAGCAAGCGCTTCGCACGGCTGCCGAAAAAGCCAAACGCGATTTGACGGAAAATGACGAAACCTTGCTTTCAGCCGAATTTGACGGGAAAAAGTTCGAGCGAACGCTCACGCTGGCCGAGTTTGAAGAAATCGCGCTGCCCGTAATCGAGCGCACCAAAAAGCCGTGTCTGCGCGCCTTGAAGGATGCCGGACTTCAAACCGATGAAATTGACGCGGTCGTTTTGGTCGGTGGTTCAACGCGGACGCGCTTGGTTAAAAAATTTGTCGAGAAAATTTTCGGCGGGAAAAAGCCTTATGACAGTTTGAATCCCGACGAGGTTGTGGCGCTCGGCGCGGCGGTTCAAGCAAGCGTGCTTTCGGGGCAAACGGACGACATTTTGCTTTTGGATGTCACGCCGCTTTCGCTCGGCATTGAAACCGTCGGCGCGGTCACCGTCCCGATTATTCCGCGCAACAGCAAAGTGCCGGTGCGCGTCGGGCAGGAATTCACGACTTCGGTGGATAACCAAACCGGCGTGGATATTCATGTCGTGCAAGGCGAGCGGGAGCTGGTCAAAGACAATCGCAGTTTGGCGAAATTTACGCTCAAGCCGATTCCGGCTATGCCTGCCGGAATGCCGCGCATTCTCGTCATTTTTGCGCTCGATGCCGACGGCGTGCTGTCCGTGACCGCCAAAGACCAACGCACGGGCAAAGAGCAGTCCGTCGAGGTGAAACCGACTTACGGCCTTTCCGACGACGAGGTGGAAAAAATGCTCATGGAAGGGTTTGAACATGCGCAGGAAGACCTCGAAGCGCGGATGTTAATTGAAACCAAAACGGAAGGCGAAGCGATGCTGCGTTCGATTGAAAACTCCATTGCAAGAAATCAAGCGCTGTTTGACGGTCTGGACGAGGCCGAACGCGGCAAAGTGCTGGCCGTGACCCATGACCTCCGCGAGGCGCTGCAAGGCACGGATAAAAATCTCATCGCCGACCTAACCGAAAAAGCCAATACGGAGACCGTGCATTTCGCCCAAGTCGTCATGAACGAAGCGGTCGGCAAAGCCTTGCGCGAGAAAAATATCGATCAGGTTTAA
- a CDS encoding BCAM0308 family protein, which translates to MVKCSSKRKSQRLSQSSVQSRYDQFSWPEATFCPTCGALYLNGRWTWQKRDSHQHQSQCPACQRTQENQPAGQIELRGKFLKVHHHEIINLILTTEETEKAAHPLERIMSISDQDDTVVIRTTGIHMACRIGKALSRSYKGDYDFQYGDHEQFILVSWKREL; encoded by the coding sequence ATGGTAAAGTGTTCATCTAAACGAAAAAGTCAACGTCTCAGCCAATCAAGCGTGCAAAGCCGCTATGACCAATTTAGCTGGCCGGAAGCCACTTTTTGTCCAACTTGCGGCGCGCTTTATTTGAATGGACGATGGACTTGGCAAAAGCGGGATAGCCACCAGCATCAATCGCAATGCCCGGCGTGCCAAAGAACGCAAGAGAATCAGCCGGCTGGGCAAATTGAGCTTCGTGGCAAGTTTTTGAAAGTTCATCACCACGAGATTATCAACTTAATCTTGACGACCGAAGAAACCGAAAAAGCAGCTCATCCTTTAGAGCGAATTATGTCTATTTCCGACCAAGACGACACGGTTGTGATTCGGACAACTGGCATTCACATGGCGTGCCGAATTGGCAAGGCGCTTTCTCGCTCCTACAAAGGTGATTATGATTTCCAATATGGCGACCATGAGCAGTTCATCCTTGTTTCTTGGAAGCGAGAACTTTAG
- the glgA gene encoding glycogen synthase GlgA, producing MDKKLKIAMITSECFPFAKTGGLADVVGALPKALKKLGHEVIIIMPKYSVIDTVQHNIHPYWEQLGVWMGNTLEWCAVHRSMLDQVPVYFIEYNNYFDREGIYHDNHHIDYQDNPKRYGFFSRAALQLCHDLNFDADIIHAHDWQTALVPAYLKIWHWDDPVLGKAASVLTIHNIGYQGKYSMDCYDYLGLQRANFTPDKFEDYGSVNFLKGGIYYADVVNTVSPTYANETRMPEYAWGMAPYLNNRADHYMGILNGIDYEHWDPAIDPLIPANFSPENMEGKKQCKEALQDRFMLDINPNIPLIGVISRFAHQKGLDTLAEVIENIVNDMMVQFVIIGSGEKHLESYYWHLPARYHGRIGTYIGYNNELAHWVEAGADFFLMPSIYEPCGLNQMYSLKYGTLPIVRATGGLMDTVEQYNEANGDGTGFKFWDAEPYAIYYTVGWAVSTYYDRKHHMEKLIRNAMSQHFSWEDSAHDYLKAYEKALAWHNGL from the coding sequence ATGGATAAAAAATTAAAGATCGCGATGATCACCTCCGAGTGCTTTCCATTTGCGAAAACGGGAGGCCTTGCTGACGTGGTTGGTGCATTACCAAAAGCCCTAAAAAAACTTGGCCATGAGGTTATTATCATTATGCCAAAGTATTCGGTGATTGACACCGTGCAGCACAACATTCATCCGTATTGGGAGCAGCTTGGCGTATGGATGGGAAATACCTTAGAATGGTGTGCCGTTCATCGTTCCATGCTGGATCAAGTGCCAGTTTATTTCATCGAGTACAATAATTACTTTGATCGAGAAGGCATCTATCACGACAATCACCACATCGATTATCAGGATAATCCCAAACGATATGGCTTTTTCTCAAGAGCTGCACTTCAACTTTGCCACGACCTGAATTTCGATGCCGACATCATTCACGCCCATGATTGGCAAACCGCGCTCGTGCCCGCATATCTGAAAATTTGGCATTGGGACGATCCTGTTTTGGGAAAAGCGGCCAGCGTGCTAACCATTCACAATATTGGCTATCAAGGCAAGTATAGCATGGATTGCTACGATTACCTTGGCTTGCAACGGGCAAACTTCACGCCTGATAAATTTGAAGACTATGGTAGCGTGAATTTTCTGAAAGGTGGCATTTACTACGCGGATGTAGTAAACACCGTTAGCCCGACTTACGCCAATGAAACGCGAATGCCGGAATACGCTTGGGGAATGGCGCCTTATTTGAACAATCGCGCCGACCATTATATGGGCATTCTAAACGGCATCGATTACGAACATTGGGACCCGGCTATCGATCCGCTGATTCCGGCAAATTTCTCGCCGGAGAACATGGAAGGCAAAAAACAATGCAAAGAAGCCTTGCAAGACCGTTTCATGTTGGACATAAATCCAAATATTCCGCTCATTGGTGTAATTAGTCGTTTTGCGCATCAAAAAGGCTTGGATACGCTCGCCGAAGTCATTGAAAATATTGTCAATGACATGATGGTTCAATTTGTCATTATTGGCTCTGGCGAAAAACATCTGGAATCTTATTACTGGCATCTTCCTGCGCGCTATCATGGGCGAATCGGCACGTACATCGGCTATAATAATGAACTTGCGCACTGGGTGGAAGCCGGCGCGGACTTTTTCCTTATGCCGTCGATTTATGAGCCTTGCGGCCTCAATCAAATGTATTCCTTAAAATATGGCACGCTGCCTATTGTGCGCGCTACTGGTGGCTTGATGGACACCGTTGAGCAATACAACGAAGCCAACGGCGACGGCACCGGATTCAAATTCTGGGACGCTGAACCGTATGCGATTTATTATACCGTTGGCTGGGCGGTGAGCACTTATTACGATAGAAAACATCACATGGAAAAATTAATCCGAAATGCGATGTCGCAACATTTTTCTTGGGAAGACAGCGCTCACGACTATTTGAAGGCATACGAAAAAGCCTTGGCTTGGCATAATGGACTTTAA
- the hemN gene encoding oxygen-independent coproporphyrinogen III oxidase produces the protein MASKLSKTELLRKYSNPGPRYTSYPTVPYWDKTGITEEQWKESLVRSMKESNDSKGISLYVHIPYCDSKCYFCGCNSVITTNHDVEEPYVNALLAEWDMYCDMLPEPPKIKEIHIGGGTPTFFSIENHTRLLDRIFAKANIAEGTEFSFEGNPKNTSREQLQQFYDLGFRRMSFGIQDFDASVQKLINRVQPHEMVVDVMSIAREIGYNSINLDLVYGLPKQTLETVKGTVEKVKALRPDRLAFYAYGHNPHMYPEQNRFKREDLPEGEEKQALYEIGKELLEESDYIEIGMDHFALNTDSLAIAARNKTLHRNFMGYTTTSTQVMLALGASSISDSWYAFIQNDKNPNKYMDSINAGKLPIIRGHLLNEEDLILRRHILNVMCHFETSWADKSMQCEEMENVVRRLKPLEDDGLVELSENKVTVPPIGVPFVRNICMAFDAHLWRSESLSKAYNVSRNAQMIASQNS, from the coding sequence ATGGCAAGTAAGCTCTCAAAAACAGAATTATTAAGGAAATATAGCAATCCAGGCCCACGCTACACCAGTTACCCGACCGTTCCGTATTGGGATAAGACAGGCATTACAGAAGAGCAATGGAAAGAATCGCTTGTGCGTTCAATGAAGGAAAGTAATGATTCAAAAGGTATCAGCCTCTACGTTCACATTCCGTATTGCGATTCAAAGTGCTATTTTTGCGGTTGCAACAGCGTTATTACCACCAACCACGACGTTGAAGAGCCTTATGTGAATGCGTTGCTCGCCGAGTGGGACATGTATTGCGATATGCTTCCCGAACCTCCGAAAATCAAAGAAATTCACATTGGCGGTGGCACACCGACCTTTTTTAGCATAGAAAATCACACCAGATTGCTCGATCGCATTTTTGCGAAGGCCAACATCGCCGAAGGCACGGAATTTAGCTTCGAGGGAAATCCGAAAAACACCAGCCGCGAACAGCTTCAGCAGTTTTATGACCTTGGTTTCAGAAGAATGAGCTTCGGCATTCAGGATTTTGATGCGAGCGTTCAAAAACTAATCAATCGTGTTCAGCCGCATGAGATGGTTGTTGATGTTATGTCAATCGCCAGAGAAATTGGCTACAATTCCATCAACTTGGATTTGGTGTACGGCTTGCCGAAACAAACGCTTGAAACCGTAAAAGGCACGGTTGAAAAGGTCAAAGCCTTGCGCCCCGACCGCCTCGCGTTTTATGCTTACGGTCACAATCCGCACATGTATCCTGAGCAAAATCGCTTCAAGAGAGAAGATTTGCCGGAAGGTGAAGAAAAACAAGCGCTCTACGAAATCGGCAAAGAATTGCTCGAGGAAAGCGATTATATCGAAATCGGCATGGACCACTTTGCGCTCAATACCGATTCGCTCGCGATTGCCGCTCGCAACAAAACGCTGCATAGAAACTTCATGGGCTACACCACCACTTCAACCCAAGTGATGCTGGCGCTCGGCGCGTCGTCCATCAGCGATTCGTGGTATGCGTTTATTCAGAACGATAAAAACCCGAACAAATACATGGATAGCATCAACGCCGGAAAGCTGCCGATTATTCGCGGCCATCTTTTGAACGAGGAAGATTTGATTTTGCGCCGTCACATCTTGAATGTCATGTGCCACTTTGAAACTTCTTGGGCAGACAAATCCATGCAATGCGAAGAAATGGAAAATGTGGTTCGCCGCTTGAAACCGCTCGAAGATGACGGCTTGGTTGAACTTAGCGAAAATAAAGTCACCGTGCCGCCGATTGGCGTTCCGTTTGTCAGAAACATCTGCATGGCGTTCGACGCGCATCTCTGGCGCTCCGAGTCGCTCTCGAAAGCGTACAATGTTTCGCGAAACGCTCAGATGATTGCCTCGCAGAATTCATAA